One Vallitalea pronyensis genomic region harbors:
- the lysA gene encoding diaminopimelate decarboxylase yields MSKKEILLSLTKKYGTPLYAYDLSIIRRQITTLKEILPVGFLLFYSIKANPNLGITTFVKDYVTGAEIASEGELYTAIYSGISPQQIIFVGPGKTQQELEYAIKNNILCIVVESISELKIINSISKTIGKKTSIALRINPKKELDGARIKMGGISKQFGIDEEKLDEVFKIMMTLENIEFEGIHVYVGTQILDTDNIIQNFRNILELAKSIQSIYNVKLKVVDFGGGFGIPYFSKEMPLNIISLRDGLQQVYDKYKKEFSSSTRFIVESGRFIMAESGCYLTKVLYKKESRGKTYLVTNGGANHHSSAAGIGRFVRHNFPIDIIQTHDNDLVKRVDIVGPLCTPSDVIAQNIELPEAKEGDTIAIMKSGAYGLTASMTYFLSHNHPAEVAYEKNSSYLIRERGKKEFLIENQYVIENYCVKKGGNMKNIELKVKNILGSVIQFQTDIEKINVEDDLFSLGMDSMNILKVIIEIESEFDFIFNDDELTADNFRQIKCIAENIERRIENV; encoded by the coding sequence ATGAGTAAAAAAGAAATACTATTATCTTTAACAAAAAAATATGGGACACCGTTATATGCTTATGATTTATCAATAATAAGAAGGCAGATAACTACTTTAAAAGAAATTTTGCCAGTTGGTTTTTTGTTATTTTATTCTATAAAAGCAAATCCAAATCTTGGTATTACTACTTTTGTTAAGGATTATGTTACAGGAGCTGAAATAGCGTCAGAAGGTGAACTTTATACTGCTATATATTCTGGTATTAGCCCTCAACAAATAATATTTGTCGGACCTGGAAAGACCCAACAGGAATTGGAGTATGCTATAAAAAATAATATTTTATGTATAGTAGTAGAGTCTATAAGTGAACTTAAAATAATCAATAGTATTTCAAAAACAATTGGTAAAAAAACATCTATAGCTTTAAGGATTAACCCTAAAAAAGAATTGGATGGGGCTAGAATAAAAATGGGTGGTATTTCAAAACAATTTGGTATAGATGAAGAAAAGTTGGATGAAGTATTTAAAATAATGATGACTCTAGAAAATATAGAATTTGAAGGGATTCATGTATATGTAGGGACACAAATACTAGATACAGATAATATTATACAGAATTTTAGAAATATATTAGAGCTTGCAAAATCTATTCAATCTATTTACAATGTTAAACTAAAAGTAGTTGATTTTGGTGGTGGATTTGGAATTCCATACTTTTCAAAAGAAATGCCGTTAAATATAATAAGTTTAAGAGATGGACTTCAGCAGGTTTATGATAAATATAAAAAAGAATTTTCATCGAGTACTAGATTTATTGTGGAAAGTGGAAGATTTATAATGGCAGAAAGTGGATGTTATCTAACTAAAGTATTGTATAAAAAAGAATCACGAGGTAAAACATATTTAGTAACGAACGGGGGGGCTAATCACCATTCATCGGCAGCTGGAATAGGTAGATTTGTTCGGCATAATTTTCCTATAGATATTATTCAGACTCATGATAATGATTTGGTTAAAAGAGTAGATATAGTTGGACCTCTTTGTACACCCTCAGATGTTATAGCTCAAAATATCGAATTACCTGAAGCAAAAGAGGGCGACACAATTGCCATAATGAAATCTGGTGCCTACGGGCTAACAGCAAGTATGACGTATTTTTTAAGTCATAATCATCCGGCAGAAGTAGCATACGAGAAAAATAGTAGTTATTTAATTAGAGAGAGAGGAAAAAAGGAGTTCTTGATAGAAAATCAATATGTAATAGAAAATTATTGTGTAAAAAAAGGAGGAAATATGAAAAATATAGAATTAAAGGTTAAGAACATTTTGGGAAGTGTCATTCAATTTCAAACTGATATAGAAAAAATTAATGTAGAAGATGATTTGTTTAGTTTAGGAATGGATTCGATGAATATCCTTAAAGTTATAATTGAGATTGAGTCAGAGTTTGACTTTATATTTAATGATGATGAACTAACTGCTGATAACTTTAGACAAATTAAATGTATTGCTGAAAATATTGAAAGAAGGATTGAAAATGTTTGA
- a CDS encoding ABC transporter ATP-binding protein, with product MSIIKVENLTKIYKCQKRKEGFGNTIKSLFKREYEEKIAVDNISFDIGKGEIIGFIGPNGAGKSTTIKMLVGILVPSKGSIIVNDLIPYKSRIENAKKIGVVFGQKTQLWWDIPVSETFNLMKYMYKIPDEQYKENITFYRDIMDLDEFSHIPVRQLSLGQRMRADFCAALLHNPEIIYLDEPTIGLDVVVKEKIREFIKEINKVRKTTVLLTTHDMSDIEKLCSRVMVIDRGKMMYDGELQQLKSNYGTQQMISIETEGIILSSQEFYKLNIINAEIKNNKALIRYDKTCINATQIISWIMKRYKIKDFTDYEADVEEIIRNMYNELRSLK from the coding sequence ATGTCAATAATTAAAGTGGAGAATTTAACTAAAATATATAAGTGTCAGAAAAGAAAAGAAGGTTTTGGCAATACCATAAAATCTCTTTTTAAAAGAGAATATGAAGAAAAAATTGCAGTCGATAATATATCTTTTGATATTGGAAAAGGAGAAATAATAGGTTTTATAGGGCCTAATGGTGCGGGTAAGTCAACAACAATAAAGATGCTTGTAGGTATACTAGTGCCTTCAAAAGGTTCAATAATTGTTAATGATTTAATACCTTATAAAAGTAGAATAGAAAATGCTAAAAAGATAGGTGTTGTTTTTGGACAAAAAACACAACTTTGGTGGGATATACCTGTATCCGAAACATTTAATCTGATGAAGTATATGTATAAAATACCTGATGAGCAATATAAAGAGAATATTACTTTTTATAGAGATATAATGGATCTAGATGAATTTAGCCATATACCTGTAAGGCAGTTAAGCTTAGGACAAAGAATGCGTGCTGATTTTTGTGCAGCATTATTACATAATCCTGAAATTATATATCTTGATGAACCTACTATTGGTTTGGATGTAGTGGTTAAAGAAAAAATAAGAGAATTTATTAAGGAGATAAATAAAGTAAGAAAAACTACTGTACTTCTAACAACTCATGATATGTCTGATATAGAAAAATTATGTTCAAGGGTAATGGTAATTGACCGTGGTAAGATGATGTATGACGGGGAATTGCAGCAACTTAAGAGTAATTATGGAACACAACAAATGATTTCGATTGAAACTGAAGGGATTATTTTGTCTAGTCAAGAGTTTTATAAATTAAATATAATCAACGCTGAGATCAAAAATAATAAAGCGTTAATAAGGTATGATAAAACATGTATTAATGCTACACAGATAATTAGTTGGATTATGAAAAGGTATAAAATAAAAGATTTCACAGATTATGAAGCTGATGTAGAAGAAATAATAAGAAATATGTACAATGAACTTAGATCGTTAAAATAA
- a CDS encoding nucleotidyltransferase family protein — MINFEMTNEEKIVILGSRITFSQKNKDSLRELCIKDIDWYNVFNIAIKNKVATLVWYNLMKLKLENKIPHKLERIIYFYYIGTKKRNKAYINDMKKILSILQENNIYSAPLKGGYLIPNMYKDYGIRTISDVDCLVKRSDVSRIISIMESLNYTQGDYDYQSNSIQPIDREKQILWKMNMNNLYPFKKISKSEYFKFIEVDFCFSLDLNLDLSPVEVMISEIQEDNDFGLYTLKPSHFFVHLCCHLFKEATNTMWIVLENDLNLIKFCDVREYMLNNMDEDMKKEAIEFAKDNHLEKAIYFTIYYLKEIYNDGYEDELIEQLEISNDSFINMYGERDYGEGVEWSKSFWHRIFDNSNKDELKKGVRYLELD; from the coding sequence ATGATTAATTTCGAAATGACTAATGAAGAGAAAATTGTTATATTAGGAAGTAGAATTACTTTCTCTCAGAAGAATAAGGATAGTTTAAGAGAATTATGTATAAAGGATATAGATTGGTATAATGTTTTTAATATAGCTATTAAAAATAAAGTTGCTACTTTAGTTTGGTATAATTTAATGAAACTAAAATTAGAAAATAAAATACCTCATAAACTAGAAAGAATTATTTATTTCTATTATATTGGAACTAAAAAAAGAAATAAAGCGTATATAAATGATATGAAAAAAATATTAAGTATTCTACAAGAAAATAACATTTATAGCGCCCCATTAAAAGGTGGTTATCTAATTCCTAATATGTATAAAGACTATGGAATTAGGACTATAAGTGATGTAGATTGTTTGGTCAAACGTTCTGATGTAAGTCGAATTATTTCAATAATGGAATCATTAAATTACACTCAAGGAGATTATGATTATCAAAGCAATAGTATTCAACCAATTGATAGAGAAAAACAGATACTTTGGAAAATGAACATGAATAATCTATATCCATTTAAAAAGATAAGTAAATCAGAATATTTTAAGTTTATTGAGGTTGATTTTTGTTTTAGTCTTGATCTTAATTTGGATTTAAGCCCTGTTGAAGTAATGATTTCAGAGATACAAGAAGATAATGATTTTGGATTATATACTCTAAAGCCAAGCCATTTTTTTGTGCATTTATGTTGTCATTTATTTAAAGAAGCAACTAATACTATGTGGATAGTTCTTGAAAACGATTTAAATTTAATAAAATTTTGTGATGTTCGTGAATATATGCTAAATAATATGGATGAGGATATGAAGAAAGAAGCTATAGAATTTGCAAAAGATAATCATTTGGAAAAGGCAATTTATTTTACAATATATTACCTTAAAGAAATATATAATGATGGTTATGAAGATGAACTGATAGAACAATTAGAGATTAGTAATGATAGTTTTATAAATATGTATGGAGAAAGAGATTATGGGGAAGGAGTTGAGTGGAGCAAGTCATTCTGGCATAGAATTTTTGATAACAGTAATAAAGATGAGTTAAAAAAAGGTGTGAGATATTTAGAATTAGATTAG
- a CDS encoding ABC transporter permease — MYYLNLYSRYIIVYLKSKIEYRFSFFMDIFVQIFTYIINYASIWLILNKFSDILGWSFYEIMFLYNLNLFTYGLCGLFFWSPMRALGTMIQQGTFDSLLIRPMNPFLNLICKQFNHAFIGHIILGLIVFSISLNKLQIIWNFKFIILFMLIIIGGVLIQASMMIITASISFWFVKSTALTDTIIYGFRDFVNYPINIYNKFIKIILTFVIPYAFVNFYPVQYFLNIKENVVYHQLFIYGTPLIGIITFAMSLLIWKFGMNRYQSTGS, encoded by the coding sequence ATGTATTATTTAAATTTATACTCTAGATATATTATTGTTTATTTAAAAAGTAAGATAGAATACAGATTTTCATTTTTTATGGATATATTTGTGCAAATTTTTACATACATAATAAATTATGCAAGTATCTGGCTTATTTTAAATAAATTTAGTGATATTCTCGGATGGTCTTTTTATGAAATAATGTTCCTATATAATCTAAATTTATTCACTTACGGATTATGTGGTTTATTCTTTTGGTCACCTATGAGAGCCTTAGGAACTATGATTCAACAAGGGACATTTGATAGTTTATTGATAAGACCTATGAATCCATTCTTAAATTTAATTTGTAAGCAATTTAATCATGCTTTCATAGGTCATATAATTCTGGGATTAATTGTATTTTCTATTTCATTAAACAAGTTACAAATTATATGGAATTTCAAATTTATAATACTATTTATGTTGATTATCATTGGAGGTGTATTAATACAAGCATCGATGATGATTATTACAGCAAGTATAAGTTTTTGGTTTGTTAAATCAACAGCATTAACAGATACAATTATCTACGGTTTTAGAGATTTCGTGAATTATCCTATAAATATTTATAACAAATTCATAAAAATAATACTAACATTTGTTATACCATATGCTTTTGTAAACTTTTATCCTGTACAATATTTTCTGAATATAAAAGAGAATGTCGTTTATCATCAATTATTTATATATGGTACGCCATTAATTGGGATAATTACATTTGCAATGTCATTACTCATATGGAAATTCGGAATGAATAGATATCAAAGTACAGGTTCATAA
- a CDS encoding ABC transporter permease — MNTYLSIFQRIITLFIQISIWKALLGNAGHINTNIGRITIKEMIIYTLISTCISIFISNNVILRIDNKIKTGEIAIDLIKPINFKMLLFCELIGKNIYKIIFQLVPLILIIALIGDMPLISWKLSILFIVCCINSLIINFMIYYILGLTGFWYLSVWHLDRFMYDLIRLFSGAFIPLWFFPDFLNQIAKYLPFRLIYFTPISIYMNKVSSYETVNLIFQQTLWILILVIIEKFLWHKGIKKLVLQGG; from the coding sequence TTGAATACATATTTGAGCATATTTCAAAGAATCATTACTCTTTTTATTCAGATTTCTATCTGGAAAGCTTTGCTAGGAAATGCAGGTCATATAAATACTAATATTGGAAGAATAACGATTAAAGAAATGATCATATATACATTAATAAGTACATGTATATCAATTTTTATATCAAATAACGTAATATTAAGAATAGATAACAAAATAAAAACTGGTGAAATAGCAATTGATTTAATTAAACCTATTAATTTTAAGATGTTGTTGTTTTGTGAATTAATAGGAAAAAATATTTATAAAATTATTTTTCAATTAGTTCCTTTAATTCTTATTATAGCCTTAATAGGAGACATGCCCTTAATCTCCTGGAAGTTAAGCATTCTATTTATTGTGTGCTGTATAAATAGTCTAATTATTAATTTTATGATTTATTATATTCTTGGGCTTACTGGATTTTGGTATCTATCTGTTTGGCATTTAGATAGATTTATGTATGATTTAATAAGACTCTTCTCAGGAGCCTTTATTCCTCTTTGGTTTTTTCCTGATTTTTTAAATCAAATTGCAAAATATTTACCTTTTAGGTTAATTTATTTTACGCCTATTTCTATTTATATGAACAAAGTATCTAGTTATGAAACAGTTAATTTGATATTTCAACAAACACTATGGATATTGATTCTAGTTATAATTGAAAAGTTCTTATGGCATAAAGGAATAAAAAAGTTAGTTTTACAAGGAGGTTAA